A window of Rhodopirellula halodulae contains these coding sequences:
- a CDS encoding cold-shock protein has product MAEGTIKRLTDKGFGFIDTGGPKDLFFHCSNVEGVSYDELQEGQKVTYTEGRGPKGPCAENVTPA; this is encoded by the coding sequence ATGGCAGAAGGTACAATCAAGCGGCTCACCGACAAAGGTTTCGGTTTTATCGACACTGGGGGGCCAAAAGACTTGTTCTTCCACTGCTCGAACGTTGAAGGCGTCAGCTACGACGAGTTGCAAGAAGGTCAAAAAGTCACTTACACCGAAGGCCGCGGCCCCAAAGGCCCTTGTGCTGAAAACGTGACCCCCGCCTGA
- the cysS gene encoding cysteine--tRNA ligase: MSMTAADPTSSVAPNSSNSPAIRVYNTLSKTKEPFLPLRAPRVGMYLCGPTVYAESHIGHMVGPVIFDTIKRYLTYSGFEVTWVVNITDVDDKLINKSVERGIPMSQIAVEMTADYLANLRELGVNQIDHLPRATDHMPQIIAFIGSLESKGFAYAIDGDVFFDVTKDPGYGQLSNRSVEDQQGEGGGAAAKKRNPGDFALWKSARPGEPSWQSPWGDGRPGWHIECSAMSHEILGETFDIHGGGLDLMFPHHENERAQSTCCHGAPMVKYWMHNGLMRAGEKGKVGGKSDREESAKEASVEEQASGKISRSKGAGGLADLIRSQTGERIRFFLLRTHYRSTIIYNEETLAEAGTSLEAFYRFFARFEEITGGSFYDLDAPTKRSDGDFDPGSDALLNEIHAIREKFLAAMDDDFNSGSAISVLFDALRALNRHMDASKLGPGADAASAEVKSLVQAATVIAELSRVLGLFAKPPATSGGDEADAELLDSVVHLLIDLRKEARERKDYATGDAIRDRLADLGVALLDKKEGTSWERKS, encoded by the coding sequence ATGAGCATGACCGCCGCTGATCCGACCTCTTCGGTCGCTCCCAATTCATCGAACTCGCCCGCCATCCGTGTTTACAACACGTTGAGCAAGACCAAAGAGCCGTTTTTGCCTTTGCGTGCACCTCGCGTGGGGATGTATTTGTGCGGGCCAACGGTTTATGCCGAATCGCACATCGGTCACATGGTCGGGCCGGTCATTTTCGACACCATCAAACGTTACCTGACCTACAGCGGTTTTGAGGTGACTTGGGTGGTCAACATCACCGACGTCGATGACAAGCTGATCAACAAATCTGTCGAACGCGGGATTCCGATGAGCCAAATCGCGGTGGAGATGACCGCCGATTATTTGGCCAACCTGCGTGAGCTCGGCGTGAACCAAATCGATCACCTGCCGCGTGCGACCGACCACATGCCGCAGATCATCGCCTTCATTGGTTCGTTGGAGTCCAAAGGCTTCGCTTATGCGATCGATGGCGACGTTTTCTTCGACGTGACCAAGGATCCGGGATACGGGCAGTTGTCGAATCGTTCGGTGGAAGACCAGCAGGGCGAAGGCGGCGGTGCGGCGGCCAAGAAGCGAAACCCTGGCGACTTCGCGTTGTGGAAGTCGGCGCGTCCGGGCGAACCGTCATGGCAAAGTCCTTGGGGAGATGGTCGTCCCGGTTGGCACATCGAATGTTCCGCGATGAGTCATGAAATTCTGGGTGAGACCTTTGACATCCACGGTGGTGGATTGGACTTGATGTTCCCACACCACGAAAACGAACGCGCACAAAGTACGTGCTGCCACGGGGCTCCGATGGTGAAGTACTGGATGCACAACGGTTTGATGCGTGCCGGTGAAAAGGGCAAGGTCGGAGGCAAGAGCGACCGCGAAGAGTCGGCGAAGGAAGCCAGCGTTGAAGAGCAGGCGTCCGGCAAGATCAGCCGCAGCAAGGGTGCCGGTGGATTGGCGGATTTGATTCGTTCGCAGACTGGCGAACGAATTCGATTCTTCCTGTTGCGAACGCATTACCGCAGCACGATCATCTACAACGAAGAAACCCTGGCCGAGGCCGGGACGTCGCTCGAAGCTTTCTACCGTTTCTTTGCTCGATTCGAAGAGATTACCGGCGGATCGTTTTATGACTTGGACGCGCCGACCAAACGCAGTGACGGCGACTTTGATCCAGGCAGCGATGCGTTGCTGAACGAGATTCACGCCATCCGCGAAAAGTTCTTGGCGGCGATGGATGACGATTTCAACAGTGGTTCGGCGATCAGCGTGCTGTTTGATGCGTTGCGAGCGTTGAACCGTCACATGGACGCCAGCAAATTGGGGCCGGGTGCGGACGCTGCTTCCGCCGAAGTGAAGTCTTTGGTCCAAGCCGCTACCGTGATCGCTGAGTTGTCTCGCGTGTTGGGTTTGTTTGCGAAGCCGCCCGCCACGTCCGGCGGCGATGAAGCGGATGCTGAATTGCTCGATTCAGTCGTGCATTTGTTGATTGATCTGCGAAAGGAGGCCCGCGAGCGGAAGGATTACGCGACTGGCGATGCCATCCGGGATCGTTTGGCTGATTTGGGCGTCGCGTTGCTCGACAAGAAAGAGGGTACCTCTTGGGAACGCAAGTCGTAA
- the ruvC gene encoding crossover junction endodeoxyribonuclease RuvC, with protein sequence MGTQVVTQRPAAAKCILGIDPGINTTGYAVISREGPRLLLREAGVIRSRGRDELPVRLREIHDGLSEVFSSHPIELMALEQLFSHYERPRTAILMGHARGVICLAAATAGVRVEHYEPTRVKKVMTGNGRAPKSQIQLAVKMQLNLQSVPEPADVADAMAISLCGHYLSDNPIDQALA encoded by the coding sequence TTGGGAACGCAAGTCGTAACGCAGCGTCCTGCTGCGGCGAAATGTATTCTCGGGATCGACCCGGGGATCAACACCACGGGTTACGCGGTCATCTCGAGAGAAGGCCCGCGGTTGCTGTTGCGTGAGGCGGGGGTGATCCGTTCGCGCGGTCGCGATGAACTGCCCGTGCGTTTGCGGGAAATCCATGATGGGCTGTCGGAGGTTTTCAGCAGTCATCCGATTGAGCTGATGGCGCTCGAGCAATTGTTCTCGCACTACGAACGGCCACGGACGGCGATTCTGATGGGGCATGCTCGCGGTGTGATTTGTTTGGCCGCCGCCACCGCCGGCGTTCGCGTCGAGCACTACGAACCGACTCGGGTGAAGAAGGTGATGACCGGAAACGGCCGGGCACCAAAGAGCCAGATTCAGCTCGCGGTGAAGATGCAGTTGAATCTTCAGTCGGTTCCCGAGCCCGCCGACGTCGCCGATGCGATGGCCATTTCTTTGTGCGGCCACTATCTGAGCGACAATCCGATTGACCAGGCGTTGGCCTGA
- a CDS encoding CBS domain-containing protein encodes MTKTIGTATLPTTHPDAMPHVTAREMMVRNLITLPPDMDALEALDVLLRQRISGAPVVDEDGHFIGVFSEKSCMKFVVGMAYENLPSIPVGDLVDRNPPTISEETDLLTIAQTFLDAACRRLPVLDAEGRLRGQISRRDVMRAVRSHLDRPVRSQSSKGLFLSAILSSEERRV; translated from the coding sequence ATGACCAAGACCATTGGAACTGCGACGCTACCGACCACTCACCCCGACGCGATGCCCCATGTGACCGCTCGCGAAATGATGGTTCGGAACTTGATCACGTTGCCGCCTGACATGGATGCGTTGGAAGCGCTCGACGTGCTGCTTCGGCAAAGGATTTCTGGTGCCCCGGTGGTGGACGAAGATGGGCACTTCATTGGTGTGTTCTCGGAGAAGTCATGCATGAAGTTTGTGGTGGGAATGGCGTACGAGAACCTGCCCAGCATCCCCGTGGGTGATTTGGTGGATCGCAATCCGCCAACGATCTCGGAGGAGACTGATTTGTTGACCATCGCGCAAACGTTTCTGGATGCGGCGTGTCGTCGATTGCCTGTGCTGGACGCCGAAGGTCGGCTTCGCGGACAAATTTCCCGGCGGGACGTGATGCGTGCGGTCCGCAGCCATCTGGATCGGCCGGTTCGTTCGCAATCATCGAAAGGTTTGTTTCTGAGTGCGATTCTGTCGTCCGAAGAACGCCGCGTTTAG
- a CDS encoding sugar phosphate isomerase/epimerase family protein produces the protein MPRPVTIFTGQWADLPIEEMAAMTADFGYDGIELACWGDHFEVDKALAEDDYCEKKHALLAKHNLQCHAISAHLVGQAVLDNIDERHKAILPEYVWGDGKPEGVNERAIEELKNTARAAQKFGVEVVNGFTGSSIWHLLYSFPPVPPSMIDAGFDLLAERFNPILDVFGECGVRFALEVHPTEIAFDIYTAQRALEALDNRPEFGFNFDPSHLIWQGIDPVQFIRMFPDRIYHVHIKDAIVTLDGRTGINASHLNFGDSRRGWDFRSPGRGGVNFEEIIRALNEIEYQGPLSIEWEDSGMERTFGAREACEFTKKLDFSPSNRAFDAAFDDEND, from the coding sequence ATGCCACGTCCCGTCACGATTTTCACTGGTCAATGGGCGGATTTGCCAATCGAAGAGATGGCTGCCATGACCGCCGACTTCGGATATGACGGGATCGAACTGGCCTGCTGGGGCGATCACTTCGAAGTCGACAAAGCCTTGGCCGAAGACGACTACTGCGAGAAAAAACATGCGTTGCTCGCGAAGCACAATTTGCAGTGCCACGCGATCAGTGCTCACTTGGTCGGCCAAGCCGTCTTGGACAACATTGACGAACGACATAAAGCGATTTTACCGGAGTACGTTTGGGGCGACGGCAAACCCGAGGGCGTCAACGAACGGGCCATCGAAGAGCTGAAGAACACCGCTCGAGCCGCACAGAAGTTTGGCGTGGAAGTGGTCAACGGATTCACCGGCAGCAGCATTTGGCATTTGCTGTATTCGTTCCCACCGGTTCCGCCGTCGATGATCGACGCTGGTTTTGATCTGTTGGCTGAACGTTTCAATCCAATCTTGGATGTCTTCGGCGAATGCGGTGTGCGTTTCGCGTTGGAAGTGCACCCAACGGAAATCGCGTTCGATATCTACACCGCGCAGCGAGCGTTGGAAGCCTTGGACAACCGTCCTGAGTTCGGATTCAACTTCGACCCCAGCCACCTGATTTGGCAGGGCATCGATCCGGTCCAGTTCATTCGGATGTTCCCCGACCGCATCTATCACGTGCACATCAAAGACGCGATTGTGACCTTGGATGGTCGGACGGGCATCAACGCCAGCCACTTGAACTTTGGCGATTCGCGTCGTGGTTGGGATTTCCGCAGCCCAGGTCGCGGTGGTGTCAATTTCGAAGAAATCATTCGTGCGTTGAACGAAATTGAATACCAAGGTCCACTGTCGATCGAATGGGAAGACAGCGGCATGGAGCGTACGTTCGGGGCTCGAGAAGCTTGCGAATTCACCAAGAAGTTGGACTTCTCGCCGAGCAATCGTGCCTTTGACGCCGCCTTCGACGACGAAAACGATTGA
- the thiS gene encoding sulfur carrier protein ThiS — translation MIDITVNGRPTQIDRPMPIDELLQTVEVPKNYLAVEVNEDVVPREEYPSVVVGDGDRVEVVTLVGGG, via the coding sequence ATGATTGACATCACTGTCAACGGGCGGCCGACTCAGATCGATCGCCCCATGCCGATCGATGAGTTGTTGCAAACCGTCGAAGTCCCCAAAAACTACCTCGCGGTCGAGGTCAACGAAGACGTCGTGCCGCGGGAGGAGTATCCCTCGGTTGTCGTAGGTGATGGCGATCGAGTGGAGGTGGTGACGCTGGTCGGCGGCGGCTGA